Below is a genomic region from Carassius auratus strain Wakin chromosome 2, ASM336829v1, whole genome shotgun sequence.
TCAGTGTCCTCAGGTTCAGAGTCTCTACTgatcgctcacacacacacacacacacacacacacacacacacgcacacacgcacacacacacgcacacacacactcaccagttGGCATGCATGCAGTTGGTGAAAGAAAAGACAAACTGACTCTTCCAGAAATCCTTTGCTTCATCAGGAGTCACCTTCAGAGCGGGAAGAAAAACACTTGTGTTCATCAGAGCGTTTACTGTGAACCTGGACTGGCGGCTAAAGAGCCATCAAcacttttattaattaagttCATTCTATTGGGCTAGCTATGCATTTAATGCAGTCTGGCATCTGTATTCACTCTCTCACAGGAGGATTAATGATATATGAAGTGGTTTttgattaataaagaataataataataataataataggtaaaCTCTGAAAACTACGACCTCGACTGAACTCAAGTTTGTACCGgacagtcaaacacacacacgtgttcCTGAAAGACCTGCTCTCTACCACtggatgtcagtgtgtgtcaTATCAGTGTGTGTGAGCTGTAGGGACTTGTGTGTGTCGTACCTTGTAGTATCTCAGAAGCAGGTTGTCCTGGTTCTCCGGATTTATCTGTTTGCCGATGTTGGGCTTATAAAGGATGAGATTCCGACCACGACCCTGTTCGGCGAGCAGGACACACGGCTGACTCCCAcgcaactgcacacacacacacacacacatatatatggtaATAACATACTCAAAGATAGTCATTTGAATGATTTTAACAGCATAAACACAGCAAGCGTAATTTATTGTCAGACATCAGTGTGTGATGATGTGTGGTGTACCCTGTTTGAGAGGTAAAAACCATCATATTCTCCAGTGAGCTTCTCTGCTTTACTGCAGGCCTCTTCCCAGGGCATCCCACGATCAACACTGATCTGAAAACAGCCACAGCACAAAGTCAGGAcattcaaaaaaaatttaattaaatttttaataaaatattttttattaaataaattaaattatatatatatagtttttttttattctattatgtatttatttttattttgggttttagaaaaaatatattttataaaaaaatatctatctatctatctatctatctatatatatatatatatatatatatataaataattatatttatatacagtatatatgtaaaactaaaatatatgtaggataaaaataaaaaaataaattattaatttgcagaacattaacaaataaaattaatactataTGAGTGGGGTACAGCAATGTCTATGATAACAAATTAAACTGTATAATATgtttaaaaagcataatttacagtccagatacaggttttcacaaaaacatagtttattaaataataaacttcACATTTCAGCCTTGAAACCATTTTTAAGAGTCAAaagtattaattataatattaatacaagcAATTATATTcaatcattatattatatgaattaacatttaaatatattttagtcttcacagtttagatttttataatgcattgtcttccgatgaatatttgtgttgaaactgtgatgcattttatttttcaggatccaCAGAGGATTAAAAAGTTGAAAAagacagcgtttatttgaaatataaatattttgaaacattataaatgtcacttttgattaattgaatgcatgctttctaattaaaagtattaatatccctaattttcctgtacCTTATAGAGGATGACTTGGCCTTCCTGAGGGTTTCCTGGAGTTAGAAACTTCTCCTGTGTTTCCTCGTGAATCTCATCATTACCAGGAGCGAGATCTGAACACACagaacaagacacacacacacacacagctcatctACTGCtgtgaaaacacacaaatataacaGCATTACATTCAGATTCCTCACCTAATATTCCCATGTCATATTTTCCCTCTTTTTTATCCTTGTTGATCAGGTAGTCGAAGTTATCGGTGAAGTACTGGAACAGAGAGTTCTGCTGATGGACCTCCAAACCCAAAATACGGTTCAGAAACTTAGTGATGGAGCAATCTGTGATATGGGGCAAATGAAAGCCAATGTAACAAACTCAATGCATTTCAATGCAACAGAAATAGCACACATAACCAGATCAAATGCACAGATTTTGAATCATGATAATAATGCATGATATTACATTCACCTCTCTCTGTATTCTGACTTAGACGCGGCTCCTTACAGAAGATTCCCACATCGATCATGCCTTGCTTCATATCtgccacacacacatatgaatatttcattaagtgcacacacacattacaccaTCATGCTCTTCTGCATGTGCTCGAACACTATAGTAAGCAACATTACGATTACCGTGTCTTAAATCAGACTATGCACGATGCATTTACTgcaaaaagaacagtgtttatattaaatattacattacctCTGAAGAACATGATGTCTCCTCCTGGGTAGCCCTTCGGTGGAGGGACCTTGTTGTCGATTTGCCTGAGGATGGCTTTAGTGATCTTATCCAATGCTTTGGTACCATACTAAGACAGACAGAAGATAAAGAACTGGTTAAATCACTTGGTTCAAATGTTGATTTTACCCTCACTAGTGTCTTTTTCACACTGTATTTGTGGGACTGTTGCAATATGGGAATCGGCACGAAAAGTGTCATCCGACTGTGAAACATATTGAGGTTCATACATTTCGTCCCagtttagaaaacaaaaaactaattaaacGTTTTAAGTCAAATTAGGTTAAATGCAGTCCAATGTGTTGCTATTGTTAACTACAGCTAAGCCAaaaactataaacttttttttttttaagtaaatttaaatagtaaaaaaaaaaaaaaaaatgtaataagataaaaaaaaaaaaaaaaggatttctagttttaaaatatttaaattaataataaaatgatttaaaaacatatagaaatgtatagaaatgtatagaaatttaataaaagaattataacaaaagaacataaaattaataagataaaaactaaaaaaaaaaaaaaagatttctagttttaaaatatttaaattaataataaaatgattaaaaaatatatcaaaatttatagaaatgtatagaaatttaataaaaaaataacaaaagaacaaaattaataagataaaaaataaaaaaataaaataaaataaaaaaataaaaaagatttctagttttaaaatatttaaattaataataaaattatttaaaaatatacagaaatttatagaaattatagaaatgtaataaaaaaaaaatataacaaaaaaacaaaaaattattaaaactaaaatgaaaatataaaataaaagctaaatctaaatattaataaacacttaGATAGGCATGTAAAAAACCACACTAAAATAGCACCCTAATAAAGCCATGCAGAAGAACAGAGAATAGtctattatatataattgtagtTGATAAAGGGGAAAGGTCTCCTACTTTGTTCTCAAAGTTGTACTGGCTCAGGTCTCTGGATTCAGTGGCTCGTCGGTCGCCGTGTGTCAGAGCCCCctttaaaacacaacacactGCTTTAAACAAGCTCTCAAACATACATCGCTTTCTCACAGGAATGTAGAACGGCGTCTAATGAACACTGTATAATTATAGAAGTAGACTGTAATGTGTTATAGTTGTAAGagcgcatgttttattttctttatctgATGAGCAGCTGGAAGTAgtaaagacatttcaaaataagagtcctgcTGTAGTTCCGGTCGTCTATAAATTAAAAGTCCTGCATTATGCAAAAACAATTATTGGTACTTCGGTTAACTGTAAACTAACTGTAATAAACTGTATCTGGctattaattaaaatgtctcaaatgtaaataattgcatacaatttgaataaataatccCATAATTgtagatatatttaaaaacttagtGTATTATATGTATTCAAATTATGTATTAAggaaatttatttattcattttcattgtgcACCACCAGTTCTCAACATGCTCAAATCTATTGAGTGTGTATTTAACATCTGAGAAACCGAGACTGCGGTGAGACTTTACCAGGCTCTCCAATCTCTTGGCAACGATGGAGGCGAAGCGTCTCTCTCCAGCAAGTTCAGAGATCAGGAAGATGTACTCTGGAGCTGTAACCTGATTAGAGCGATGCGTTCGACCTGAGATACACAGCCACAATATTAGCAACCTCCCCGAcgcctctcaaacacacacacacacactcaccgaaCTGCTGGATGGCTCGGTCTGCGCTCCACGGCAGCTCTAGGGTCATGTGAACTCGTCTCTTTTGGTTCGGCACACGTCTATCCGCCTGTAGAGAGATGCCTGAGCTAGCTGCTTCAGAGATGATGGCTatcagctgagagagagagagagagagcattagtGCAAACATTCAGAATGGTGCTGTGTCTgtgggtcagaggtcagaggtcgtcACCTTCTCTCCGGTCATGAAGCGCTCTTTCTCTCTGATGTTGACGTGGTCGATGGTCAGGCCCTGCTCCGCTCTCGTCTCATACCGAACGctgccatcaggacgccgcaccACACGCCCCTTACGACCcgtcatctacacacacacacacacacacaaacagagacacacacagggacagacagacacagacacacacacacacacacacacagacacacagacacacacacacagacagacagacagacacacacacacacacacacacacacacaaacagagacacacagacacacacacacacacacacacacacacacaaacagagacacacagacacagacacagacacatacacacagagacacacacacagggacagacacacacagacacacacacacacagacacacacacacacacacacgcacgcacgcacgtacagacacacgcacagacacacacagatatatatattaacatttaactTGTGTAAAACAACATCACATTGCGagtctaaacacacacagatgtgaaCAAGCATCAAGGGTCTCGAAAAAATGTTAAATCTTAAGAGCACTgttatttttgtacaatttatccactattatatatatatatatttttttagatgttttatattattagtaatttttaaatacattttagtaatttgttttttttttgttgtcatttttatttcattttagtatcttttattttcataagtaaaaaaaaaatatatatttagttttaatttatattatttcagttgCAATGTTTGCAATTTTAGTACTTTCAGCAAGGAAGTTACCAaatttttctcattttcatttaagtttttaaaaatatcgatatatttatctttaatttatatttattgcctttttttgtaatcttagtacttaaacttattttattccaaGTAGTAACCAGGGCGTCTAGCTTTCTTTCTTATTCTTTAATATTCctacttaaattaatatttaattcatttctaGTTTTATTGATTGTAGTACTTAAACCTCTCTTATGTCAGGAAGTTCCCAAGGGAAAACATTTCCTATTTTCTTATTaacctattttaataataatttatttttgtgtgttataAACGTAACGTattcaattgttttgtttttttagtatattttgtagttttatttcaatttacgaaaattattttaaacagttttgctTCTTGGCAGActttaaataattcatattttaatctttttttttttttttttgcatcagacGGTCTCTGAATGCTTAAACGTCTGAGTCTGAGACTAAACTTTAGTCAGTAATATGATAATAACAATGCTGCCGTCTATATTAAGTGTTCATGTAACTGTTTCAAACACACAACACGATGCATGGCAGTGACCCCTCACCTCAGAAACCTTCTCTGGTCCTCCGAACCTGTCGATCAGCTCGTCAAGAGTGTTAAGCGGCAGCTCTTTCCCCAGCTCTGCTATctttcccagcatcctctgctTGAGTTCTTCTAGTTTAGCTGAAAACAGACAGAGGATGATTTCAGCAGAGTCTGGAACAGACCTTAATCACTCCTTTGTGGTTTCACCGTCTAGACTGAAATGAGTCCTGATTTAATAAGCTCTGAATGCACTTCCTGAACGTGTTTCAAAACACCATATTGCATTTCAGATGACCTACCGGTCGGCCCGTTGATGTGGTTCAAGAAAATCACATCGTCATTGTCCTGCAGCGATTCAGGGGAGGAGTTTGAGTAGCTGTCAATCTCCTCCGAGTCGGAGTCTGAGTCGTCGCTGATTTTAATAACCCCGCCCACTTCCACACAGTGCTTTGGAAATTTTAAAGGCCGGCTTCTGGGTTTTCCTGCAGGAAAACAAAGCAACGTTTGAGCATTGTAACAACGCTAATACATTAATAACACAATAAAGCATGCTCCTCAAAGGAAAAGATGATGCGACTCACGTTTCCTCTTGCTTGCGGCGCTTTTCTCTCTTTTAGGTTTCTGTGTTGGGAAGTGTTTCTGAACTAATGACTGGAAAACACCCCTGCAGGACACAAACAACCCTACAGTGACTCATAAGCACAGAGCTGTTATTATGTAAgagttgattctgattggtctaTCGCTGATTTGCTGGAGATTTCAGTCTTTGTTCTCTGAAGGAGACACTCACTCAGCAGCAGAGACGAATCTGTCCAGGTGTCCGTCGTTCTCGTCCAGCACCTCTCGAGTACGAGCTTCTCCTGTGGACTGCAGACCAATCACGATGCACTGTTTGGAATGACACGGAGAGTGGGCGGAGCCATATTCAGCACTATTGTGATTACTGGCTGCATGATTTTTGTGGGGAATTTTTTCCcactgactgattgattgatttttttttcagcatttcatcttcatggcaaaaatagaataaatatcaAAAGTCATATAATTAACAAGAAGCTACATAAGACATTAAAGGTTAATATGCGACAAAATATATTTAGGTGAccctttttaaatacttttttccccttgataaatttaataaacataataaataaatttaattaattaataaagtgcttgtttgtataaaatatttttgtaattatatactGATAAGACCATAAAATGGCAAcaactataataattatatattgaaaagactataaaataattataataattattattattattattttatagtcttATAAATAATTATCTCATATTTCTTTCATTATATAAATcacgaaattattattattaattaattttaagaaaaaatttaaatttgaaataatattattgtgatattttatatattactattgtatCGCAATTTTGTTTTCATCTAATTAAACGTGATGTAACAAAATATCTAAAGCTAAAAATTTATTGTATATTGATGTAATACTAGaactaaacaaaatgaaaaaaaaaataaaattaataaaacaatgaaaatgttaaatatgcacaaggctgcatttatttgataaaaaaggtaaaaaaatattttgaaatattattacaatacattattattattttatacttttttcattataaaattacaaaattattattattactaaatctAAAAGAAatcatattattgtaatattttatatattattattgtaatatgtagTATCAGTatgtagtgtgtatatatatatatatatataaaaatctagattttattttgacagggaAGCTCTTAATTCTTCTATAGTTGACAAAAGTCAGTTTATAAGTgcttctaatttaaataaatcccaaatagcaatgttttaaaatcacAGCCTTTTTCATATCGTGATTTCAGCTTAATTTTGATTAACAGTGCAACCCTTTCCAAGGTTTTTTAACGAGCAAAAGCACGAACCCTGATCCCTGACTCACCTTGCCGTGCTGCATCTCAGTATGAGCGATTTCAACCAGACGACGGACTTTAGCGGCGATGCACAGATACTTAAAAAACCTCTGGTGTGACGCCCAGAACTGACCCCACAGAGACTTACGGGACACCAGACCCAACGTCTCCGCAGCTGCAGTGAACAGCACGAGAGCCTCGGCCCACTGCACACAGATGAAAAAGACACTGAAACATTGGGACAATCGGATTCAGCCAGGCTGTCTGTGCAAGCGTTTCTCTCACCAGTCTAGCAGCTTTATTGTAGACCAGTTTGAACTCTTGGTCCAGTGTGATCTCTTCTATACGGAACGACACGCCGGAAAAGCTCAGCTGGCGTGCGATGTACATGCCACTCACTTTCATATCCATGGCCACAATCTCCATCGCGCCGACACCCCTGGAACATGAACACGAGGAAAGGTTTGGTCAGAGTGAAAGCCCTGGTCTCTGTGATTCTggcatgacctctgacctcttctCAATAGCATGCAGGAAGTCTTCAAAGGTCCTGAACGGCGTTCCTTGCCCCCAGATCCCCAGTCGGCTCATGTAGATCATATTCTTTGGCTCAGAAGCACCTGGAGGATGAAAATGATGCAGACTGAAGACTCATGAATCCACAAAAAACAAGACCATAATCAACCCTTTTTAAGAGGATTTGGCTTTGGTTGCTTTGGAAAAATaacaaatcaatcaaataaaaaagatcCAACTATAAtattaagagaaagaaaaaaaaacctctgtagctttataaaaaaataaataaaatataaataaaataaatttttttttaaaattattatttcagctAGTCATCAAGGCAACACTTTTctatttcatttagttaaacttgatgtactaaaatatctaaaactaaatataaaaaaaaactatggacaaaaatgactaaaaacaacaaaataaaacaatataatgaaaataaatactgaaaatctaaaaatatgcactccaaggctgcatttatttgatcaaaaacttggaaaaaaattatatatataatatcattatcatcccaggaataaataattaaaaataatttacttaaaaaaataaaataataataataataatattattatatatatatatatatatatatatatatatatatatatatatatatatatatatatatatatatatatatatatatatatatatatattttattttattttttttctattattatttctaattatttattcctgggatgacaaaggaagaatgcattaaattaatcaaaagtgacagtaaagacatttataatgttacataagatttctatttcaaataaatgcttttcttttaaactttcaattcatcaaagcatcctaaaaaaataaaacgtattacagtttccacaacaatatcaggcagcacaactgttttcaacattgataatatccagaaatgtttcttgagcagcaagacactgaagtctggaggaatgctgctgttgttttaaactgcaataatacttcacaatattactgtttttgcagtaaggatcaaataaatgcagtcttggtgagcggAAGATCACCTGTGGCACTAGCGTACACCACTCTCGCTCGGGGCAGTTTAGTCTGCAAGTCCAGCACAGCTTTACCCATCTTGGTGGAGGTCGCATTTTTAGCCTTATGACACTCGTCAAACACAATCTGAGGTTAAAGGTCAAGGGTCAACAGCAGTGCTACGATACTTTAGTTCATGCATATTAAGATTTGATGCTACAGaggttagccaatcacagcagagaTCATTTGCATATCGTGTTCTACATCTACAAGATACAGAAGCAGAAACACCATGCAGTCTGCTTTTGAAAACAACGGACAGAGGTTAACAAATACTTCTGGGTAGAAGATTGCACGAATGCATGCACAAGCTGGAAGCGAAGGATACGACCCCATCAAAGTTTGGTTTGCACCAGTCCAGGATCTGTTTGAGTCTGGTGCGGTGCTGACCTCCGGCCTGGCTCTCTCCAATCAGAGCCGAGTATGTGGCGAATAAAATGCCCTCCGAGGTAGCCATATCTCCGTATTTAATCTGTGTGAAAGAGGAAAAGCAGACAAGAAACAAGAAATAAGTAACATGATTAAACCAAAGTCTCAGAGCGCAAGAAAGTCGATTTTTGAATATTACAAGCATTAAATATAAACATGGCACACAACTTTTGAAaccaaaatgattcaaaataagaGCCGTTGAACTGAAATAAACAATAGAAACAAAAATTTGTAATGTTGCCTtaagaaactaaaactgaaacagaaataaaCGAAAGCTAtctagaaatatttaaatattaaaaacatataacaaaataataaaagtccttaagattatttaaatgaaatttaaataaaaaaactgaaaataaaaaatgataaatgctTCAATAGAATTTAAagtaattctaaaataacactggttcacAGTTAATGGTCACAGAAAATGCAGATgggcaaataaaatatatattttcttatgtattattgtcctgtttttattgtaaaagttcaataaaaaataaaacttaatattttaatatatatatatatatataaattttgcaagttttttattttgctatttacgtgtattttaaattgttatgatttcatttttaATCAACTTGCAAAGCCTATTTAGATCCATCACACTTGAAAGATCAAACATGAACAATACAGATGAAAATAAAGCAGTGATGATTAAGTTCCCAAACCTTATTTAAAGCAAACACAGGGATGTTGGGAGCGTCTATGTCTCGGAGATCTCTCTCAGCATCGTACTTCAGGTCATTTGACACACTGAACCTAAAAGATCCAGAAAAATCTCTTGGTTATGCATCGATTCATCAGAAGGGGTCATGACGTTGGGGATGCATGCGGGCGTTTACCATAGTGCTCTCTTCCGTCCCTTTAAAAAGCTCTCTAGTATGATTCCAGCCACAGTGCGACCCTTTCCGACGCCTGCTCCGTCTCCGATCAGAAACCCTGCCCGCTGACCGTTACGAAGAATCACCTCGTGTTGCTAGAAAGCACGAGCACAAAGGTGATTTCATGCATACTCACAAACTCCTCAGTGAGTGGAGAGAGGAGCGGAGAGAGTACCTGGCAGGCGTAGATGATGGCCTCCAGCTGCAGAGCGGACAGCCGGCCGGAGCTGATGGTGCTGTCGGGAATGGACAGTGTGTAGGTGATGTCAGGAGGAGGAACGCTGGACAGTGTGTTGGTCTCCACCACGATGTCAGGGTGAGAGATTCCTATAGTAGCTGCACACGTGAACACAGCGATTACTTGCCACAGAAGCTGAATAAAATATGCAATCCAGTTGCAGTTGTGAATGGCACAGTGCacggtttcatttactacacacacacacacacacaaacacttgtgaCGCTCACGGTGATTTCAAAATCtgccgtctcactaaatgaggacgtaAACACATGAACAATGCATCCAGAACTGCTGTGAGAGTCACTTCATAAGCAtctgatttgagtaaaactagcatcatgcacagaactgtaaaggtattcacagcaacccgtcaaaataaaagtcctgtttgaTGACATTGTGCCTATTACTAAATCCCGTCCGTTTgcccaaaaaataaagtttgcttaattttcaataattaaaagataaaaataaaataaaaaaaggatgcctttatttgataaccagaaaattttaaatacaaatttctgcgaagaaatttaataaatgaagttgttttatgcattcaaataattagacatgctgaAACACAGATTTGTGTTACAAAAAAATTTGGTTTCATAGGGCCATAAACGTAATATTTGTTAAacttttgttttatgattttaattaattagatatgctttttgattaataaaatttaatttaactattaaatttagaaaaattttaactgaagaa
It encodes:
- the LOC113111952 gene encoding protein strawberry notch homolog 2-like isoform X1, translated to MPTPAASVVMETEDLVPPEGPQLGSLEFSAPSPPLTSSMESQLCPSNSWMYPQQIQYNQHYPMQSGRQLQLNPSSGLDLSDIDFHDLVQNGDFSQDLCIDELSNTSLFSSASDSLSEYPVPSGFGSDILSQRPAEGPVPQMYWEIPGHSQRQQNLSAFNGRFDDFSAILPPSVTGFKPAAPPAPPEEEEEADDEETEDLGHADTYAEYKPSKSTIGISHPDIVVETNTLSSVPPPDITYTLSIPDSTISSGRLSALQLEAIIYACQQHEVILRNGQRAGFLIGDGAGVGKGRTVAGIILESFLKGRKRALWFSVSNDLKYDAERDLRDIDAPNIPVFALNKIKYGDMATSEGILFATYSALIGESQAGGQHRTRLKQILDWCKPNFDGVIVFDECHKAKNATSTKMGKAVLDLQTKLPRARVVYASATGASEPKNMIYMSRLGIWGQGTPFRTFEDFLHAIEKRGVGAMEIVAMDMKVSGMYIARQLSFSGVSFRIEEITLDQEFKLVYNKAARLWAEALVLFTAAAETLGLVSRKSLWGQFWASHQRFFKYLCIAAKVRRLVEIAHTEMQHGKCIVIGLQSTGEARTREVLDENDGHLDRFVSAAEGVFQSLVQKHFPTQKPKREKSAASKRKRKPRSRPLKFPKHCVEVGGVIKISDDSDSDSEEIDSYSNSSPESLQDNDDVIFLNHINGPTAKLEELKQRMLGKIAELGKELPLNTLDELIDRFGGPEKVSEMTGRKGRVVRRPDGSVRYETRAEQGLTIDHVNIREKERFMTGEKLIAIISEAASSGISLQADRRVPNQKRRVHMTLELPWSADRAIQQFGRTHRSNQVTAPEYIFLISELAGERRFASIVAKRLESLGALTHGDRRATESRDLSQYNFENKYGTKALDKITKAILRQIDNKVPPPKGYPGGDIMFFRDMKQGMIDVGIFCKEPRLSQNTERDCSITKFLNRILGLEVHQQNSLFQYFTDNFDYLINKDKKEGKYDMGILDLAPGNDEIHEETQEKFLTPGNPQEGQVILYKISVDRGMPWEEACSKAEKLTGEYDGFYLSNRLRGSQPCVLLAEQGRGRNLILYKPNIGKQINPENQDNLLLRYYKVTPDEAKDFWKSQFVFSFTNCMHANWKGKCKLIDEGQECFQGMRLRQYHMLCGALLRVWKRVSDIVSDITNSSILQIVRLKTKQNSKQVGIKIPENCVLRVREELSQMDEKAKKERREREKRIRQEMLTKMIIANPPPSLHYPQSLLPPKSEAVSEVLDLTISPCPSPDIKTHVPDLNGVSLRGRMLDVRARPGAVVPETYNLEDLISRERQRHRQVALHPNMRLSPSSQAPQQHIHTLKQNHASFGMLTQQQQQQSSSRTHSSEQYKALLSQLERGQDTSLVLRLLTQMQSPQSSHAMLHQNTQRVMHTSNAHLLGMHLKQHPGEHAQSQSLPSQPQTMQSHATQPATETTNREFDFDDLEYGYPSPDSQHQYPFTSQALTPPPPAYSSLLASAPTNSSSLSDSSSSSSHFTPSSSSSEQTHPLPNGHSSMDAPPGDPDPRTALGSPPVRHPVQNNRLGRHLEAQT
- the LOC113111952 gene encoding protein strawberry notch homolog 2-like isoform X3, which encodes MPTPAASVVMETEDLVPPEGPQLGSLEFSAPSPPLTSSMESQLCPSNSWMYPQQIQYNQHYPMQSGRQLQLNPSSGLDLSDIDFHDLVQNGDFSQDLCIDELSNTSLFSSASDSLSEYPVPSGFGSDILSQRPAEGPVPQMYWEIPGHSQRQQNLSAFNGRFDDFSAILPPSVTGFKPAAPPAPPEEEEEADDEETEDLGHADTYAEYKPSKSTIGISHPDIVVETNTLSSVPPPDITYTLSIPDSTISSGRLSALQLEAIIYACQQHEVILRNGQRAGFLIGDGAGVGKGRTVAGIILESFLKGRKRALWFSVSNDLKYDAERDLRDIDAPNIPVFALNKIKYGDMATSEGILFATYSALIGESQAGGQHRTRLKQILDWCKPNFDGVIVFDECHKAKNATSTKMGKAVLDLQTKLPRARVVYASATGASEPKNMIYMSRLGIWGQGTPFRTFEDFLHAIEKRGVGAMEIVAMDMKVSGMYIARQLSFSGVSFRIEEITLDQEFKLVYNKAARLWAEALVLFTAAAETLGLVSRKSLWGQFWASHQRFFKYLCIAAKVRRLVEIAHTEMQHGKCIVIGLQSTGEARTREVLDENDGHLDRFVSAAEGVFQSLVQKHFPTQKPKREKSAASKRKRKPRSRPLKFPKHCVEVGGVIKISDDSDSDSEEIDSYSNSSPESLQDNDDVIFLNHINGPTAKLEELKQRMLGKIAELGKELPLNTLDELIDRFGGPEKVSEMTGRKGRVVRRPDGSVRYETRAEQGLTIDHVNIREKERFMTGEKLIAIISEAASSGISLQADRRVPNQKRRVHMTLELPWSADRAIQQFGRTHRSNQVTAPEYIFLISELAGERRFASIVAKRLESLGALTHGDRRATESRDLSQYNFENKYGTKALDKITKAILRQIDNKVPPPKGYPGGDIMFFRDMKQGMIDVGIFCKEPRLSQNTERDCSITKFLNRILGLEVHQQNSLFQYFTDNFDYLINKDKKEGKYDMGILDLAPGNDEIHEETQEKFLTPGNPQEGQVILYKISVDRGMPWEEACSKAEKLTGEYDGFYLSNRLRGSQPCVLLAEQGRGRNLILYKPNIGKQINPENQDNLLLRYYKVTPDEAKDFWKSQFVFSFTNCMHANW